One genomic region from candidate division WOR-3 bacterium encodes:
- a CDS encoding S8 family serine peptidase, which produces MLNLLLVILSFFTPSWEKVPPDLQEKLRRSSEDEVLTVIVLMNPFPDYEYLKTIPDIKTRADYLKLLASESQREILNFLSQKSTSDVVLYESYWVYNGIRLKAKPDVIKEILQRDDVLRVELEPEVFLIKPEKVDNTLNPEPLAAPWNMQMVGADSAWANGFRGEGVIIGSMDSGVDRTHPAFSGVTFKGRDFTSDGNPFSDGCQHGTHTTGTAIGGTGNFGPNDIGVAPNVPTFVMAKIFDNSCYAGNISGGFQWIASLKADSGLNIRAVNNSWGSCTQTSLAYWSAIQTWRSLEIFPVFAIGNNANCGTSCTSTGTAGTPGNYPIVIGVGTVGSGACHDCVGQRGPAPNQSPWNNPANWFYPTWNLL; this is translated from the coding sequence ATGCTTAATTTACTATTAGTAATACTATCATTCTTCACTCCCTCATGGGAGAAAGTTCCCCCTGACCTTCAGGAAAAACTCAGAAGATCTTCAGAGGATGAAGTGCTGACTGTAATAGTTCTTATGAATCCTTTTCCTGATTATGAGTATTTGAAAACTATACCTGATATAAAGACAAGAGCAGATTATCTTAAACTTCTTGCATCTGAGTCTCAGAGAGAAATTCTTAACTTTCTATCGCAGAAATCAACTTCAGATGTAGTTTTATATGAGAGCTACTGGGTATATAATGGAATAAGACTTAAAGCAAAACCAGATGTTATAAAAGAAATCTTACAGAGGGATGATGTATTAAGAGTTGAACTTGAACCCGAGGTTTTTCTTATAAAACCTGAAAAAGTGGATAATACTCTTAATCCTGAACCTTTAGCTGCTCCTTGGAATATGCAGATGGTAGGAGCTGATTCAGCCTGGGCTAATGGTTTCAGGGGTGAAGGAGTTATAATAGGGAGTATGGATTCAGGTGTTGACAGAACTCATCCTGCCTTTTCTGGTGTTACCTTTAAAGGAAGAGATTTTACATCAGATGGAAATCCCTTTTCTGATGGTTGTCAGCATGGAACTCATACGACAGGGACAGCAATAGGAGGGACAGGTAATTTTGGACCAAATGATATAGGTGTTGCGCCGAATGTTCCTACTTTTGTTATGGCAAAGATATTTGATAATAGTTGTTATGCCGGTAATATATCAGGTGGATTTCAATGGATTGCTTCTTTAAAGGCAGATTCAGGATTAAATATCAGGGCAGTTAATAATTCCTGGGGTTCCTGTACACAGACTTCACTTGCTTACTGGTCAGCAATTCAGACATGGAGATCTCTTGAAATATTCCCAGTTTTTGCTATTGGAAATAATGCTAATTGTGGAACTTCCTGTACTTCCACAGGAACAGCAGGAACACCTGGAAACTATCCAATTGTTATAGGTGTTGGCACAGTGGGTTCAGGAGCCTGTCATGATTGTGTTGGTCAGAGGGGACCTGCTCCTAATCAATCCCCCTGGAATAATCCGGCAAACTGGTTTTATCCAACATGGAATTTGTTATAG
- a CDS encoding S8 family peptidase, with protein MEFVIGVGTVGSGACHDCVGQRGPAPNQSPWNNPANWFYPTWNLLKPDIAAPGSGVRSSVPGGGYATWDGSSMATPHVTGALALIFQANPTLTVDSAYSLLVNTTSKPNNCGYSYPNDRVGWGIVNVWHAIKTQLGQPVVTIVSWDTSGTGSVWDPGETVIIDFVAKNVGQDTALTLTGKLRTTSPYVTVVDSLGAWPDLVPNQSAPNTDNFSAYADPGAPIGTNVNFVLYIYGYDDNGNPKTWTYYFSLQIGQLGSTTFDIPAGNAILTVSNKGGFPSADEGGSIGPGTGFKWPKTGANHLYYGSFAIGNSSTYVVDAFYNASDVFDSDFAPRDGLWWVSPFVGDTMARSGYDDLSHASPKNIYVTQYAFAFSQTGNPGCGNGVLVELDLINKGSNQVSGVYAGLFMDFDINPYNQNQGNKDLTRKLIYMYYGSTYVGVSLLESQANFIGKFLHNPTYVYPTGRPTETDKYQFLAGQIGNDQTSAADDWTIVASSGPFTLNPNDTQRVVFAIVGGSSLTNLQQNVDAIINCYSTLVKETKVNLKKVLFLKAERNPKGINIIYSLPYNSKITLDIVDVAGRIIKNIEKGERNTGLYFVNLKKEEVGKGVFFLRLKTDKESRVVKFLNY; from the coding sequence ATGGAATTTGTTATAGGTGTTGGAACAGTGGGTTCAGGAGCCTGTCATGATTGTGTTGGTCAGAGGGGACCTGCTCCTAATCAATCCCCCTGGAATAATCCGGCAAACTGGTTTTATCCAACATGGAATTTATTAAAGCCTGATATAGCAGCACCTGGTTCAGGGGTTAGGTCATCTGTTCCTGGTGGTGGTTATGCTACATGGGATGGTTCATCAATGGCAACTCCTCATGTTACAGGAGCCCTTGCACTTATATTTCAGGCTAATCCTACACTTACTGTTGATAGTGCTTATTCTCTGCTTGTAAATACAACTTCAAAACCTAATAACTGTGGATACAGTTATCCAAATGATAGGGTTGGATGGGGTATTGTTAATGTATGGCATGCAATAAAGACACAACTTGGGCAGCCTGTTGTTACAATAGTTTCCTGGGATACCTCAGGAACTGGTTCTGTTTGGGATCCTGGTGAAACTGTTATTATTGATTTTGTTGCCAAGAATGTTGGTCAGGATACAGCTCTTACGCTCACAGGGAAATTAAGAACTACGAGTCCCTATGTTACAGTTGTGGATTCTCTTGGTGCATGGCCTGATTTGGTTCCCAATCAGAGTGCTCCTAATACTGATAATTTTTCTGCCTATGCTGATCCTGGGGCACCTATTGGAACGAATGTGAATTTTGTTCTTTATATTTATGGGTATGATGATAATGGTAATCCTAAAACCTGGACATACTACTTTTCACTTCAAATTGGCCAACTTGGTTCTACCACTTTTGATATTCCTGCAGGAAATGCTATTTTAACAGTTTCAAATAAAGGTGGGTTTCCTTCAGCAGATGAAGGGGGGAGTATAGGTCCAGGGACAGGTTTTAAGTGGCCAAAAACTGGTGCTAATCATCTTTATTATGGCTCTTTTGCAATTGGAAACAGTTCCACTTATGTTGTTGATGCTTTTTACAATGCAAGTGATGTATTTGATAGTGATTTTGCACCAAGGGATGGTTTGTGGTGGGTGAGTCCCTTTGTGGGAGATACTATGGCAAGGTCAGGTTATGATGATTTAAGTCACGCAAGTCCTAAAAATATTTATGTAACACAATATGCTTTTGCTTTTTCTCAGACAGGTAATCCTGGGTGTGGTAATGGTGTTCTTGTTGAGCTTGATTTAATTAACAAGGGATCAAATCAGGTATCAGGGGTTTATGCTGGATTATTTATGGATTTTGATATAAATCCTTATAATCAAAATCAGGGAAATAAAGATTTAACAAGGAAACTTATTTATATGTATTATGGAAGCACTTATGTTGGTGTTTCACTTCTTGAATCTCAGGCTAATTTTATAGGTAAGTTTTTACATAATCCAACATATGTTTATCCTACTGGAAGACCGACAGAGACTGATAAGTATCAATTTCTTGCAGGACAGATTGGGAATGATCAGACTTCTGCTGCTGATGACTGGACAATTGTTGCTTCTTCAGGACCTTTTACACTTAATCCTAATGATACACAGAGGGTTGTTTTTGCCATAGTGGGAGGAAGCAGTCTAACGAATTTACAGCAGAATGTTGATGCAATCATAAACTGTTATTCTACACTTGTAAAGGAAACAAAGGTTAATTTAAAAAAGGTTCTCTTTTTGAAGGCTGAAAGAAATCCTAAAGGTATAAATATAATTTACAGCTTACCATACAACTCAAAAATTACTCTTGATATTGTTGATGTGGCAGGAAGAATAATTAAAAATATTGAGAAGGGTGAAAGGAATACAGGTTTATACTTTGTAAATCTGAAGAAAGAAGAAGTTGGAAAGGGAGTTTTCTTCCTGAGATTGAAAACCGATAAGGAAAGTCGCGTTGTTAAATTCCTTAATTACTAA
- a CDS encoding glycosyltransferase, with protein MKKFLTGITVCFNSSEVIINLINSIRKILNNEIEWIIVDSGSKDKTPSILKKIKNVKIFLFKKNIGFSKGNNFAFRLSLGEYVFFCNPDISFDKSNFERIIYELKKYKPLILVPLLRKDDKYYYFLRALPSIENILRFRWHKGIIKKVEKIQPAFSAIFLKREVFEKLFGFDEKFFVYFTDVEFFKRFYNKGFKVKDIYFSKNYFSHKGSSILLSRKNEFLKKFDFARGFLIYFLKYGNLIEKNFSIFLFIFLLLRAFYYYFK; from the coding sequence ATGAAAAAGTTCTTAACAGGAATAACCGTTTGTTTTAATAGCAGTGAAGTTATAATTAATTTAATTAATTCCATAAGGAAAATTTTAAATAATGAAATCGAATGGATAATTGTTGATTCAGGTTCAAAGGATAAAACCCCATCAATTTTAAAAAAAATAAAAAATGTTAAAATTTTCTTATTTAAAAAAAATATTGGCTTTTCAAAAGGTAATAATTTCGCTTTTAGATTGTCTTTAGGTGAATATGTTTTTTTCTGTAACCCTGACATTTCTTTTGATAAATCTAACTTTGAAAGAATTATCTATGAATTAAAAAAATATAAACCTCTGATTTTGGTTCCCCTTTTAAGAAAAGATGATAAATATTATTATTTTTTAAGAGCCTTACCCTCTATAGAAAATATACTGAGATTCAGATGGCATAAAGGGATAATTAAAAAGGTTGAAAAAATTCAACCTGCTTTTTCTGCAATTTTTTTAAAAAGAGAAGTTTTTGAAAAACTTTTTGGTTTTGATGAAAAATTTTTTGTTTATTTTACAGATGTTGAATTTTTTAAAAGATTTTATAATAAAGGATTTAAAGTTAAGGATATTTATTTTTCAAAAAATTACTTTTCCCACAAGGGTTCATCTATTCTTTTAAGTAGAAAAAATGAATTTTTGAAAAAATTTGATTTTGCGAGAGGTTTTTTAATTTATTTTTTAAAATATGGGAATTTAATTGAAAAAAATTTTTCTATTTTTTTATTTATTTTTTTGCTTTTAAGGGCTTTTTATTATTATTTTAAATGA
- a CDS encoding tetratricopeptide repeat protein — protein sequence MEVIKDLIPLKALNKLKSSIGKKYIIICGEPGLLKSELIEKFTLETKIPYERFVLTKEDEKPAYFLRRLSEKFIRGEAESLEGMKNSLINFFREEKKIKLFIFERFEEIKGSETESLLWNISINSNPEISFLIETREEIKTPLETQTERIDRNYLLLTEEEVIDFLIKNNITFKKKDIEKILSKTGGHGLFTRIFLSEYLSKNIIPEKIESDYIENILKEKFMSLEPDKKSLVMGISCLERFKKEDLERIFGLKEPEKFIDEITKKFLFVEKAGDYYYLNPLFREYLQKELEKSPKGLLLKKWILDNAIEYYLEKEDFFQALFYLEKLKFYSKILDILNKKFLDILETNRVLEIEPILDKLPEEIRQNFLIILIRAQIYLLEHKFEETLKEIEKIDINKLEPLYLGVYYYLKGAGLYYLSNYEEAEKNAYNGLFYKEKIEKRILYRLNNLLGAINSMKENLEEAEKFYEEALKIAKNIKISKRGLSLLLTNLASIYLRKGEYELAEKNYKEALSHTSDEDLIAYTLGWLSQSYFYSGNIEKALSTLNEMKKSIEKSKSYYYLNTYYTVLRDYYVFMENFEEAYSINEKLKEIYEEYKDPEIIFDMNLFESFYNLINCNTEKALEIALSLQTERKILESEKNMLLAKIYFKKEEYEKTEEYFKKAIEICKENIYRQTTYRIPYFLYLYHTKQFDKAENEFKIINKKIKNTNSLIFYIRFNLKTFPVKMNEEEILNFLKEKNFI from the coding sequence GTGGAAGTAATTAAAGATCTTATTCCCTTAAAAGCATTAAATAAATTAAAGAGTAGCATAGGGAAAAAATATATAATAATCTGCGGAGAACCAGGGCTTTTAAAAAGTGAATTAATAGAGAAATTTACTTTAGAAACAAAAATTCCTTATGAAAGATTTGTTTTAACAAAGGAAGACGAAAAACCAGCTTATTTCCTTAGAAGACTTAGTGAAAAATTCATAAGAGGTGAAGCGGAAAGCTTAGAGGGAATGAAAAATTCACTTATTAATTTTTTCAGAGAAGAAAAAAAAATTAAACTTTTTATATTTGAGAGATTTGAAGAAATAAAGGGGTCTGAAACTGAAAGTTTATTATGGAATATAAGTATAAATTCAAACCCTGAAATAAGCTTTTTAATAGAAACAAGAGAAGAAATAAAAACACCTCTTGAAACCCAAACAGAAAGGATTGATAGAAACTATCTCCTTTTAACCGAGGAAGAAGTAATTGATTTTTTAATAAAGAATAATATAACTTTCAAAAAAAAAGATATTGAGAAAATTTTGTCAAAAACTGGCGGACATGGACTTTTTACAAGAATCTTCTTATCAGAGTATTTATCTAAAAATATAATACCAGAAAAAATAGAATCAGATTATATTGAAAATATTTTAAAAGAAAAATTTATGTCTCTTGAACCAGATAAAAAAAGCTTAGTTATGGGAATTTCCTGTCTTGAAAGATTTAAAAAAGAAGACCTTGAAAGAATTTTTGGATTGAAAGAACCAGAAAAATTTATTGATGAAATAACTAAAAAATTCCTTTTTGTAGAAAAAGCTGGTGACTACTATTACTTAAATCCCCTTTTCAGAGAATACCTTCAAAAGGAACTTGAAAAAAGCCCAAAGGGACTATTGCTAAAAAAATGGATACTTGACAACGCCATTGAATATTACCTTGAAAAGGAAGATTTTTTCCAGGCACTCTTTTATCTTGAAAAACTAAAATTTTATTCAAAAATTCTTGATATTTTAAATAAAAAATTCTTAGATATACTCGAAACAAATAGAGTCCTTGAAATAGAACCAATTCTCGATAAATTACCAGAAGAAATCCGTCAGAACTTCCTTATAATATTAATCAGAGCACAGATCTATCTCTTAGAACATAAATTTGAAGAAACTCTGAAGGAGATTGAAAAAATTGATATAAATAAACTGGAACCTTTATACTTGGGTGTTTATTACTATCTGAAAGGAGCCGGATTATACTATTTAAGTAATTATGAAGAAGCAGAAAAAAATGCCTATAATGGCCTTTTCTATAAAGAAAAAATCGAAAAAAGAATTCTTTATCGCTTAAATAATCTACTCGGAGCAATTAATTCAATGAAGGAAAATTTAGAAGAAGCAGAAAAATTTTATGAAGAAGCATTAAAAATAGCAAAAAATATTAAAATATCAAAAAGAGGACTTTCCCTATTACTTACAAACCTTGCCTCAATTTATCTAAGAAAAGGAGAATATGAACTTGCTGAAAAAAATTATAAAGAAGCCTTAAGTCACACATCTGATGAAGACCTAATTGCCTATACCCTCGGCTGGTTATCTCAAAGCTATTTTTATTCTGGAAACATAGAAAAGGCTTTAAGTACATTAAATGAAATGAAAAAATCAATTGAAAAATCAAAAAGTTATTACTATTTAAATACATATTACACTGTTCTAAGAGATTACTATGTTTTTATGGAGAATTTTGAAGAAGCTTACTCAATTAATGAAAAGTTAAAAGAAATTTATGAGGAATATAAAGATCCTGAAATTATCTTTGATATGAATCTTTTTGAATCTTTTTACAATCTTATAAATTGCAATACAGAAAAAGCCTTAGAGATTGCACTATCCTTACAGACAGAAAGAAAAATTCTTGAAAGTGAAAAAAATATGCTTCTTGCAAAAATTTATTTTAAAAAAGAAGAATATGAGAAAACAGAGGAATATTTCAAAAAGGCAATTGAAATTTGCAAAGAAAATATTTATAGACAAACAACTTATAGAATACCTTATTTTTTATATTTATATCATACAAAACAATTTGATAAAGCGGAAAATGAATTTAAGATAATTAATAAGAAAATTAAAAATACAAATTCACTTATTTTTTATATTAGGTTTAATTTAAAAACTTTTCCAGTAAAAATGAATGAGGAAGAAATTCTTAATTTCCTAAAAGAAAAAAACTTCATTTAA
- a CDS encoding ComEC/Rec2 family competence protein, producing the protein MSILVFLIFLISPFKYLTFIPLGSLHFYLNEKESKNLNYPILLKNLNKYFKNKIEKNFESETKEFLLTLLLGERSKLNKENLKKFIKTGTLHFLAISGLHMAIIASIFIFFFIFLRLNFKKAMILSVLGLTFYTSIIPLRPSVLRSYIMIVSFLLTFSLNIKVHPLSILGNAGLLSLTFFPESAFDPGFHLSYLATTGIIVLFPLFNKMKIKNYFLRNFLYLPFSVSLSAQLFVFPYIYFFFKNISLIAPLSNIILSPLIFLSILGGIISLISPFGFLTERFLIFTEITKKTIFFLLNFLSSKSIFIYTEKINYLYLSILIFLPILTFILKILNQKK; encoded by the coding sequence TTGAGTATTTTAGTTTTTTTAATATTTTTAATTTCACCATTTAAATATTTAACCTTTATTCCACTTGGAAGTCTGCATTTTTATTTAAATGAAAAAGAAAGTAAAAATTTGAATTATCCTATTTTGCTAAAAAATTTAAACAAATACTTTAAAAACAAAATAGAAAAAAACTTTGAATCGGAAACAAAGGAATTCTTACTTACCCTTTTATTAGGTGAAAGAAGCAAATTAAATAAAGAAAATTTAAAAAAATTTATAAAAACAGGAACACTTCACTTTCTTGCTATTTCAGGTCTTCATATGGCAATAATAGCATCTATTTTTATTTTCTTTTTTATTTTTTTAAGACTAAACTTTAAAAAGGCGATGATACTTTCAGTTTTAGGACTCACTTTTTATACATCAATTATTCCATTAAGACCTTCTGTTTTGAGATCCTATATAATGATAGTATCTTTTCTTTTAACTTTTTCTTTAAATATAAAGGTACATCCACTTTCTATTCTGGGAAATGCTGGACTTTTATCCCTTACATTTTTCCCTGAAAGCGCTTTTGACCCAGGCTTTCATCTATCCTATCTTGCAACAACAGGAATAATAGTTTTATTCCCCCTTTTTAACAAAATGAAAATTAAAAACTATTTTTTAAGAAACTTCTTATACCTTCCCTTTTCTGTTTCACTTTCTGCACAGCTATTTGTTTTTCCTTATATTTACTTTTTTTTCAAAAATATTTCACTTATTGCTCCATTATCAAATATTATTCTCTCACCCCTTATTTTTTTATCTATACTTGGAGGAATAATAAGTTTAATTTCACCTTTTGGATTTTTGACAGAAAGATTTTTAATTTTTACAGAGATAACAAAAAAAACAATTTTTTTTCTTTTAAATTTTTTATCAAGTAAAAGTATTTTTATTTATACTGAAAAAATAAACTACTTATATCTTTCTATATTGATTTTTTTACCTATTTTAACCTTTATATTGAAAATTTTAAATCAAAAAAAATAA
- a CDS encoding cold-shock protein: MRLTGRVKWFNAKKGYGFIVPDDGSEELFVHYSDIEIDGFKTLRQGEAVSFEKVDSPKGPKAVKVKRA, encoded by the coding sequence ATGCGTCTCACAGGTCGTGTAAAGTGGTTCAACGCAAAAAAAGGATATGGATTCATTGTTCCTGACGATGGATCTGAAGAGCTTTTTGTCCATTACTCGGACATAGAGATAGATGGATTTAAAACCTTAAGACAGGGTGAAGCTGTGAGTTTTGAAAAAGTAGATTCACCAAAAGGCCCCAAGGCTGTAAAAGTAAAAAGAGCCTAA
- a CDS encoding DUF933 domain-containing protein, producing the protein MGFPNSGKSTFFYIVTGKEVERNIYPFTTIGKNEGKAEIEDELLKKLALKAQSKEIRNFKINVYDIAGIIEGAHKGEGLGNEFLSYIREADLLIFILRGFSDERVSSYLKEINPDKEREILLIELSISDMERIEKKLKEKNLNKDLREKLIEAKEKIEKGLEPEDIKDFPLLMAKKKIFVINSDDKKKDYKLDIKDKYFISPLKIYEELKDLSEEEREEILKELKKEGFSSPFEILEYTFNFLGFIRFYTLKGEIASAFPLKKGKNAYEAAGKIHSDIQKGFIKVEVANPFDFLEIPSWKELKEKGKIEIHGPDYIVKDRDILEFKFSSTV; encoded by the coding sequence GTGGGTTTCCCAAATTCAGGGAAATCCACCTTCTTTTATATTGTAACAGGGAAGGAAGTAGAGAGAAATATCTATCCATTCACAACCATTGGTAAAAATGAAGGAAAGGCAGAGATTGAAGATGAGCTTTTAAAAAAACTCGCTCTTAAGGCTCAGTCAAAGGAGATAAGAAATTTTAAGATAAATGTTTATGATATTGCAGGGATAATTGAGGGTGCCCATAAAGGAGAAGGTCTTGGTAATGAGTTTCTTTCTTATATAAGAGAAGCTGATTTATTAATATTTATTTTAAGGGGTTTTAGTGATGAAAGAGTTTCTTCTTATTTAAAAGAAATAAATCCTGATAAGGAAAGAGAAATTCTTTTAATAGAACTTTCTATTTCAGATATGGAAAGAATAGAAAAAAAATTGAAAGAGAAAAATTTAAATAAGGATTTAAGGGAAAAATTAATTGAAGCAAAGGAAAAAATTGAAAAGGGTCTTGAACCAGAAGATATAAAAGATTTTCCCCTTTTAATGGCAAAGAAGAAGATTTTTGTTATAAATTCTGATGATAAAAAGAAAGATTATAAACTTGATATTAAGGATAAATATTTTATTTCTCCTTTAAAAATATATGAAGAATTAAAAGATCTAAGTGAAGAAGAAAGGGAAGAAATTTTAAAAGAATTAAAAAAAGAAGGTTTTTCTTCTCCCTTTGAAATTCTGGAATATACCTTTAATTTTCTTGGGTTTATAAGATTTTATACATTAAAGGGTGAGATTGCAAGTGCCTTTCCACTTAAAAAAGGAAAGAATGCTTATGAAGCAGCAGGTAAGATTCATAGTGATATTCAGAAGGGATTTATAAAAGTAGAAGTTGCAAACCCTTTTGACTTTCTTGAAATTCCTTCTTGGAAAGAACTTAAGGAAAAGGGAAAAATAGAGATTCACGGACCGGATTATATTGTTAAGGATAGAGATATTCTTGAATTTAAGTTTAGTTCAACTGTATAA
- the rpsF gene encoding 30S ribosomal protein S6, whose product MREYEMMFILDPELDVEKRKEIYNKLENLIKENGGEILKVDDWGIREFAYPIRHKNSGFYSVWEFKSGPELPIFLRNQIRLIREIFRVMILRKENVKSFKGKKEVEVG is encoded by the coding sequence TTGCGAGAGTATGAAATGATGTTTATTTTAGACCCTGAACTGGATGTTGAGAAAAGAAAGGAAATCTATAATAAATTGGAAAATCTTATAAAGGAAAATGGTGGAGAAATTTTAAAGGTGGATGACTGGGGAATCAGGGAGTTTGCTTATCCTATAAGGCATAAAAATTCCGGTTTTTACAGTGTATGGGAATTTAAATCAGGTCCAGAGCTTCCCATTTTTTTAAGAAATCAGATTCGTCTGATTAGAGAAATATTTCGTGTAATGATATTGAGAAAGGAAAATGTAAAATCTTTTAAAGGAAAGAAGGAGGTGGAAGTTGGCTGA
- a CDS encoding single-stranded DNA-binding protein: MADIKIPNMNLVILSGRLVQSPEIRFTPQGRAISRFRLASTRPYRDPSTGDWKEDTLFINVVTFGALAERVNQKLSKGSPVFIEGRLQSRTFETQNGEKRSVVEVVGLRVQFLEKEKTEEISVAPEEELPPEEIPPEDDLPF, from the coding sequence TTGGCTGATATAAAGATTCCGAATATGAATTTAGTAATTCTTTCAGGGAGACTTGTCCAGAGTCCTGAAATAAGATTTACCCCTCAGGGTAGGGCAATATCAAGATTTAGGCTTGCTTCTACTAGACCTTACAGAGATCCTTCAACAGGTGATTGGAAAGAGGATACTCTTTTTATAAATGTAGTAACCTTTGGTGCGCTTGCTGAAAGAGTAAACCAGAAACTTTCTAAAGGTTCACCTGTTTTTATTGAAGGTAGATTACAATCAAGAACCTTTGAGACTCAAAATGGTGAAAAAAGGAGTGTTGTTGAAGTTGTTGGTTTAAGGGTTCAATTTTTAGAAAAGGAAAAGACAGAAGAGATATCTGTTGCACCTGAAGAAGAATTACCACCTGAGGAGATACCACCTGAGGATGATTTACCTTTTTAA
- the rpsR gene encoding 30S ribosomal protein S18, which yields MIYLFKRRENMKSKKCRFCKEGIGIIDYKDVETLKNYLTPRGKIMTIRQTKLCAYHQRKLALALKRARQMALLPFVKEYVI from the coding sequence ATGATTTACCTTTTTAAAAGGAGGGAAAATATGAAATCAAAAAAATGTAGGTTTTGTAAAGAAGGAATAGGAATAATAGATTACAAAGATGTTGAAACTTTGAAAAATTATCTTACTCCAAGAGGTAAGATAATGACAATAAGACAGACAAAGCTCTGTGCATACCATCAGAGGAAGCTTGCCCTTGCATTAAAAAGAGCAAGACAGATGGCACTTTTACCATTTGTAAAAGAATATGTAATCTAA
- the rplI gene encoding 50S ribosomal protein L9 yields MKVILLKDIKGLGKEGEIKVVKDGFARNFLIPKGLAVPATEGIIRHLKEVEKQKLNKEKHLIEQAERLKDSLSSISISFTLKGKEKTYGAVTKVDIVKALEERGFKNIEKTQIELDSPLKEPGLYEIPIKLYKNIEGIIKVWVIREES; encoded by the coding sequence ATGAAGGTTATACTTTTGAAAGATATAAAAGGACTTGGTAAAGAAGGTGAGATAAAAGTAGTAAAAGATGGATTTGCTAGAAATTTTTTGATACCAAAGGGTTTAGCAGTTCCGGCAACGGAAGGTATAATAAGGCATTTAAAGGAAGTTGAAAAACAGAAATTAAATAAAGAAAAGCATTTAATAGAACAGGCAGAAAGGCTTAAAGATTCTTTATCTTCAATATCTATTTCCTTTACCTTAAAGGGTAAAGAAAAAACTTACGGAGCTGTGACAAAGGTTGATATAGTTAAAGCCCTTGAAGAAAGAGGTTTTAAAAATATTGAAAAGACTCAGATTGAACTTGATTCACCTTTAAAAGAACCAGGTTTATATGAAATTCCAATAAAACTTTACAAAAATATTGAAGGAATAATAAAGGTCTGGGTTATAAGGGAAGAATCTTGA
- a CDS encoding DUF3307 domain-containing protein — protein sequence MNSFFFWHLTFAHFLTDYPLQTDKLFEKKTKSVLGILIHGLLLFSSMFLFLLPFSFSLNVLFGIILITILHILQDKFKVFLSYREEIGENFFYYVIDQLLHIFIIFIFSKYYSLPEVKEKGLWFEPFFFKILTFIIIVTYAYWILLYSIEYTFFKYNNLIQGKMKFWGFVERGSSFFLYFLNPFLSLIPFISTLYFIFNFKEKEVKFFYVFRSFSGIILTILTAFLFYNFIL from the coding sequence TTGAATTCTTTTTTTTTCTGGCATTTAACTTTTGCTCATTTTCTTACAGATTATCCTCTTCAAACAGATAAACTTTTTGAAAAGAAAACTAAAAGTGTCTTAGGCATTTTAATTCATGGTCTTTTGCTTTTTTCTTCAATGTTCTTATTTCTTTTGCCTTTTTCTTTTTCTTTAAATGTTCTTTTTGGGATTATTCTTATAACAATTTTGCATATACTTCAGGATAAATTTAAGGTATTCTTATCTTATAGAGAAGAAATTGGAGAAAATTTTTTTTATTATGTAATTGATCAGCTATTGCATATATTTATCATTTTCATTTTTTCTAAGTATTATTCGCTTCCTGAAGTAAAGGAAAAGGGTTTATGGTTTGAGCCCTTTTTTTTTAAAATTTTAACATTTATTATTATTGTTACTTATGCTTACTGGATTCTTTTATATTCAATAGAATATACATTTTTTAAGTACAATAATCTTATTCAGGGAAAAATGAAATTTTGGGGATTTGTTGAAAGGGGTTCTTCCTTTTTTCTTTATTTTTTAAATCCTTTTCTTTCTTTAATTCCTTTTATTTCAACCCTTTATTTTATATTTAACTTTAAAGAAAAAGAAGTTAAGTTTTTTTATGTTTTTAGATCTTTTTCAGGTATAATTTTAACAATTTTGACTGCTTTTTTATTTTATAATTTTATATTATGA